The Apium graveolens cultivar Ventura chromosome 6, ASM990537v1, whole genome shotgun sequence genome contains a region encoding:
- the LOC141663934 gene encoding uncharacterized protein LOC141663934 isoform X2: MLHHEQKVHEILDSSMQHQQSGSAVSVPAFLPPKMKELLTELAMVETEIIRLESQISHLQTNLAQEKKVTRETKSVKWKDAAILKNTHTSSSSSSSSELPPNPKPSLIKGFGENMAFETKALHFISKAIKGDYNLSDFNIHEKLKSSRASFTEQKENHLNHEGGFQERMSRKSGILKPPSPFRDSRHKTPKKERNQEMATELPPKYVSTPIHQTEEENIHKLPPNRLSENIMKCLINIFVRLLRTSRAMELEKSGPISRSANFSLSFRAETSLNTKANLMVQKDLRQQDPYGIFDMEESIPRDIGPYKHLVRFTSSSLDPKCISNSSSFPLLQKLRDLMNGLQKLDMRFMTHQQKLSFWINMYNACIMHGFLQYGVPSSPEKLLTLMNKATLNIGGNTINAQSIEHFILRNQTSSLRKEIFQKDDKEAIVRELYGLESCDPNVTFALCCGTRSSPAVKIYTSDVVAELEKTKLEYLQASIVVTSTKRVLIPELLIRNMHELIGQNSNNSMESLVEWVCHQLPASGSLRKSMVDCFRGLSSGKLSRVVDKIPYEFEFQYLLSM, translated from the exons ATGCTACATCATGAACAGAAGGTGCATGAAATCTTGGATAGCAGCATGCAACACCAACAGAGTGGTTCTGCTGTTTCAGTACCTGCCTTTCTTCCTCCCAAG ATGAAGGAGCTTTTAACTGAACTGGCTATGGTTGAGACAGAGATAATTCGATTGGAAAGCCAAATCAGCCACCTACAAACCAACTTGGCTCAAGAAAAGAAAGTGACTAGAGAAACAAAATCTGTAAAATGGAAAGACGCGGCTATTTTAAAAAATACTCAtacttcatcttcatcatcatcatcatcagaacttccaccaAATCCTAAGCCATCATTAATTAAAGGATTTGGTGAGAATATGGCATTTGAGACCAAGGCATTACATTTCATCAGCAAAGCTATCAAAGGTGACTACAATCTTAGTGACTTCAATATACATGAAAAGCTGAAAAGTTCCAGAGCATCTTTTACTGAGCAGAAAGAGAATCATTTAAATCATGAGGGTGGATTTCAAGAGCGAATGAGCAGAAAAAGTGGAATTCTCAAGCCTCCCTCACCTTTTAGGGATTCAAGACACAAGACTCCCAAG AAAGAACGTAACCAAGAGATGGCTACGGAACTTCCACCAAAATATGTATCAACTCCGATACATCAGACCGAGGAGGAAAACATTCACAAGTTGCCACCAAACAGACTATCAGAAAACATTATGAAGTGTCTGATTAACATATTTGTGAGGCTACTAAGGACATCAAGAGCCATGGAACTTGAGAAATCAGGTCCCATTTCAAGGTCTGCTAATTTTTCACTGAGCTTCAGAGCTGAAACCAGCTTAAATACAAAGGCAAACCTTATGGTGCAGAAAGATTTGAGGCAACAAGATCCTTATGGTATCTTCGACATGGAAGAATCGATTCCAAGAGACATTGGCCCTTACAAGCACTTGGTTAGATTCACATCAAGCTCCTTAGACCCCAAATGCATTTCCAATTCTAGTTCTTTCCCACTGCTTCAGAAGTTGAG AGACTTGATGAATGGACTTCAAAAGCTGGATATGAGATTTATGACTCACCAACAGAAGTTGTCATTCTGGATCAACATGTACAATGCTTGCATCATGCAT GGGTTCCTGCAGTACGGTGTTCCTTCTAGTCCCGAAAAGCTGCTCACCTTgatgaataag GCTACTCTTAACATTGGAGGAAACACTATTAATGCTCAATCTATTGAGCATTTTATACTGAGAAACCAAACCTCTTCACTGAGAAAAGAG ATTTtccaaaaggatgataaagaagccattGTCCGTGAACTCTATGGACTGGAATCCTGTGACCCCAATGTCACATTTGCGCTGTGCTGTGGAACCCGTTCCTCTCCAGCA GTGAAAATCTATACAAGTGATGTTGTAGCTGAACTGGAGAAAACAAAGTTAGAATACCTGCAAGCTTCAATTGTTGTGACAAGTACCAAAAGGGTATTAATCCCTGAGCTACTAATTAGAAACATGCATGAATTAATTGGGCAAAATAGTAATAATAGTATGGAGTCACTAGTGGAATGGGTGTGTCACCAACTACCAGCCTCAGGTTCACTGAGGAAATCAATGGTGGACTGCTTCAGAGGCCTTAGCAGTGGCAAGCTCTCTCGGGTTGTTGATAAGATACCTTACGAGTTCGAGTTTCAGTATTTGTTGTCCATGTAA
- the LOC141666821 gene encoding lysM domain receptor-like kinase 3: protein MCKSKMAVEASRPSRRTLSRRTNSTETSSSPQQQLTTNESSNPTNNFTSSGSSYRLDTSVATTTALSSLSSFRSSLPENPHIYNFSEIRIATNNFLAKRFSPNSSSPSWRAILRAKEVIIFQRKFQKQIETSELKTILSTICRSHHISIIKLLGASISGNHIYLVYEYINGASLSDCLRSPRNPNFTVLSTWMSRIQIATDLAHGLDYIHNNTGQKVNLVHKYVKSSSVVVTEPSFNAKICHFGAAEICGESKGNIDCNYNNILPDSPIHTSRSANSRFQFQGVRGYMSPEFRLSGIETQKTDIYAFGVVLLELLSGEEPLKYKFDKKSGDYKRISVIDTAVEAVEGGGDATEGRLRRWIDRRLKDSFPVDVAEKLTRLALECVDVEPEKRPDMGRVAGKISKWYLESRIWSEKVRVPTEFSVSFAPR from the coding sequence ATGTGTAAATCGAAGATGGCTGTTGAAGCATCTCGACCCTCACGAAGAACTCTATCCAGACGCACCAACTCAACCGAAACCTCATCATCACCACAACAACAACTCACCACCAATGAATCCTCCAACCCAACCAACAACTTCACCTCCTCCGGCTCCTCCTACCGTCTCGACACCTCCGTCGCAACCACAACCGCCCTCTCCTCCCTCTCCTCCTTCCGTAGCTCCTTACCCGAAAACCCTCACATTTATAACTTCTCCGAGATCAGGATAGCCACTAACAACTTCCTCGCCAAGCGCTTTTCACCTAATTCATCTTCCCCTTCCTGGCGCGCAATTCTTCGCGCCAAAGAAGTGATCATATTTCAACGCAAATTTCAGAAACAAATCGAAACCTCTGAGCTCAAAACGATACTTTCGACAATTTGTCGTAGTCATCATATTAGTATTATCAAACTATTAGGCGCTTCCATCTCGGGTAATCATATCTACTTAGTTTATGAATACATTAACGGCGCCAGCTTATCTGATTGTCTACGAAGCCCTAGAAATCCTAATTTCACAGTCCTTTCTACGTGGATGTCGAGGATTCAAATCGCCACAGATTTAGCACACGGATTGGATTATATTCACAACAATACAGGACAGAAAGTTAATTTAGTGCATAAATATGTCAAGAGCAGTAGCGTTGTTGTTACGGAGCCTTCATTCAACGCCAAGATCTGTCATTTCGGCGCTGCTGAGATTTGCGGAGAATCCAAAGGAAATATTGATTgcaattataataatattttaccTGATTCGCCCATTCATACGAGTCGATCGGCGAATTCACGGTTCCAATTCCAAGGAGTGAGAGGATATATGTCTCCCGAGTTTCGATTATCCGGAATCGAAACTCAAAAGACCGATATATATGCCTTTGGAGTTGTTTTGTTGGAGCTTTTGTCAGGTGAAGAGCCGTTGAAGTACAAGTTTGATAAGAAGAGCGGAGATTATAAGCGAATTTCGGTGATTGACACGGCGGTGGAGGCGGTCGAAGGAGGCGGAGATGCAACGGAGGGACGGTTGCGGAGGTGGATTGATCGGAGATTGAAGGATTCATTTCCGGTGGATGTTGCGGAGAAGTTGACGCGTTTGGCTTTAGAATGTGTTGATGTGGAGCCGGAGAAGAGGCCGGATATGGGAAGAGTTGCCGGAAAAATATCGAAATGGTACTTAGAGTCGAGGATTTGGTCGGAGAAAGTTAGGGTTCCGACGGAGTTTTCTGTTTCTTTTGCTCCGCGGTGA
- the LOC141668104 gene encoding protein EDS1-like: MTEKRSLVGSMKIEAETIKKALDLSMKAHKFCCTLSDQYLREEICSSCEIVFAFPGSWSVNDWFSCNPFGEIKIDLALFPSLRSIGNQETACVNEAFFRNFVAILETSHLAIEVEKAVEDKKRVVFAGHSSGGSLAMITTVWFLEKFTRKHCATTPLCVTFGSPLIGDHIFSHAIRRENWGHCFINLVTKYDIVPLIMLTPLHLFDQQLPRILDFHCPNSKNFKHTMISTSSVASSFYLNVLIQASVVASYVACSFRGSTNILVGNFSKFIQLSPYRPFGTYIFCDKDKKFVGMENADAVLQTLFYFSQLGIQEGGSMAGCLTLNANMMYEKVLSNCLEMQNFVYLKKASDLEAEDIKTTLHDLGLHTQAILSLHAALDFEKQKMKNEEAIEKESIDKYLSAVEEYKRDCELTKVGCYEAFKIHNNESDFKADVARLELAGVWDEIVDMVKRGQLPDDFEVKKEWIELGTKFRRLLEPLDVANYYMQGRNDDAGSYLIKGRPRRYKFPQRWHEHEKRMMQYAAISESCFWGEVEEIKFISKKLGFEAVKERIVKLEGHILDWYKNEVVDKDVLLENSGLTQWWKSLPKEHKLASCIKDLFVET, encoded by the exons atgaCAGAAAAAAGAAGTTTAGTAGGAAGTATGAAGATTGAAGCGGAAACTATAAAGAAAGCTCTAGACTTGTCAATGAAAGCACACAAGTTTTGTTGTACACTTTCTGATCAGTATCTTCGCGAGGAAATTTGCAGCTCATGTGAGATTGTTTTTGCATTTCCAGGATCATGGTCTGTGAATGATTGGTTTAGCTGCAATCCGTTTGGCGAAATAAAGATTGATCTTGCTTTGTTTCCTTCTCTGAGAAGCATTGGCAATCAAGAAACTGCGTGTGTAAATGAAGCATTCTTCCGTAATTTTGTAGCGATTCTTGAAACATCTCATCTGGCAATTGAG GTGGAAAAGGCTGTGGAAGATAAAAAGCGAGTTGTATTTGCAGGACACTCCTCAGGTGGTTCATTGGCCATGATCACAACTGTTTGGTTCCTAGAGAAATTCACTAGGAAACATTGTGCCACTACTCCTCTTTGTGTTACTTTTGGCTCTCCGTTAATCGGTGACCACATTTTTTCTCACGCCATTAGGCGAGAAAACTGGGGTCATTGCTTCATAAACTTGGTCACCAAATATGACATTGTTCCTCTTATAATGCTTACTCCTTTACATTTATTTGATCAACAACTTCCGCGTATACTTGATTTTCACTGTCcaaattcaaaaaatttcaagCACACGATGATTTCAACGTCGAGTGTGGCCTCATCATTTTACTTAAACGTATTGATACAAGCATCAGTCGTTGCAAGCTATGTTGCTTGTAGTTTCAGAGGAAGCACAAATATATTAGTGGGAAATTTCTCGAAATTCATTCAGCTTAGCCCATATAGGCCTTTTGGTACATATATTTTCTGTGACAAAGATAAGAAATTTGTTGGGATGGAGAATGCAGATGCTGTTTTGCAAACATTGTTCTATTTTTCTCAATTAGGTATCCAAGAAGGCGGCTCAATGGCTGGTTGTCTGACGTTAAATGCAAATATGATGTACGAAAAAGTATTAAGTAATTGCTTAGAGATGCAAAATTTTGTGTATCTAAAAAAAGCATCTGATCTGGAGGCTGAGGATATTAAAACCACCCTACATGACCTTGGCTTG CACACACAAGCAATACTATCTCTTCATGCTGCTCTAGACTTTGAGAAACaaaaaatgaaaaatgaagaagCAATCGAGAAAGAAAGCATTGATAAATACCTTTCCGCAGTTGAGGAATATAAAAGGGACTGTGAACTCACTAAAGTCGGATGCTATGAGGCCTTCAAGATTCATAACAATGAGAGTGACTTCAAGGCAGATGTTGCGAGGCTTGAGTTAGCAGGAGTATGGGATGAAATTGTAGATATGGTAAAAAGAGGTCAACTTCCAGATGATTTTGAGGTAAAAAAAGAGTGGATAGAGTTAGGGACAAAATTTAGACGATTACTGGAGCCTCTAGATGTTGCAAACTACTATATGCAGGGAAGAAATGATGATGCAGGAAGCTACTTGATTAAAGGTAGACCGAGGCGTTACAAATTTCCACAGAGATGGCATGAACACGAGAAACGAATGATGCAATATGCGGCGATTTCAGAATCATGTTTTTGGGGGGAGGTGGAGGAAATAAAGTTCATTAGCAAGAAATTGGGGTTTGAAGCTGTCAAGGAGAGGATTGTAAAGCTAGAAGGGCACATACTAGATTGGTACAAGAATGAAGTTGTTGATAAGGATGTGCTTTTGGAAAATTCTGGCTTGACGCAGTGGTGGAAGTCACTCCCCAAAGAGCACAAATTAGCATCTTGCATTAAAGATTTGTTTGTTGAGACGTAA
- the LOC141663934 gene encoding uncharacterized protein LOC141663934 isoform X1: MKSSSAISFMPTPPDLALILPTTALKKKKASPHQKREELEIEVSTLHKMLHHEQKVHEILDSSMQHQQSGSAVSVPAFLPPKMKELLTELAMVETEIIRLESQISHLQTNLAQEKKVTRETKSVKWKDAAILKNTHTSSSSSSSSELPPNPKPSLIKGFGENMAFETKALHFISKAIKGDYNLSDFNIHEKLKSSRASFTEQKENHLNHEGGFQERMSRKSGILKPPSPFRDSRHKTPKKERNQEMATELPPKYVSTPIHQTEEENIHKLPPNRLSENIMKCLINIFVRLLRTSRAMELEKSGPISRSANFSLSFRAETSLNTKANLMVQKDLRQQDPYGIFDMEESIPRDIGPYKHLVRFTSSSLDPKCISNSSSFPLLQKLRDLMNGLQKLDMRFMTHQQKLSFWINMYNACIMHGFLQYGVPSSPEKLLTLMNKATLNIGGNTINAQSIEHFILRNQTSSLRKEIFQKDDKEAIVRELYGLESCDPNVTFALCCGTRSSPAVKIYTSDVVAELEKTKLEYLQASIVVTSTKRVLIPELLIRNMHELIGQNSNNSMESLVEWVCHQLPASGSLRKSMVDCFRGLSSGKLSRVVDKIPYEFEFQYLLSM, from the exons ATGAAATCAAGCTCCGCAATATCCTTCATGCCAACTCCTCCCGACTTGGCCCTCATTCTTCCTACCACCGCACTT AAAAAGAAGAAAGCTAGTCCACATCAAAAAAGAGAGGAGCTTGAAATAGAG GTTTCTACACTTCATAAGATGCTACATCATGAACAGAAGGTGCATGAAATCTTGGATAGCAGCATGCAACACCAACAGAGTGGTTCTGCTGTTTCAGTACCTGCCTTTCTTCCTCCCAAG ATGAAGGAGCTTTTAACTGAACTGGCTATGGTTGAGACAGAGATAATTCGATTGGAAAGCCAAATCAGCCACCTACAAACCAACTTGGCTCAAGAAAAGAAAGTGACTAGAGAAACAAAATCTGTAAAATGGAAAGACGCGGCTATTTTAAAAAATACTCAtacttcatcttcatcatcatcatcatcagaacttccaccaAATCCTAAGCCATCATTAATTAAAGGATTTGGTGAGAATATGGCATTTGAGACCAAGGCATTACATTTCATCAGCAAAGCTATCAAAGGTGACTACAATCTTAGTGACTTCAATATACATGAAAAGCTGAAAAGTTCCAGAGCATCTTTTACTGAGCAGAAAGAGAATCATTTAAATCATGAGGGTGGATTTCAAGAGCGAATGAGCAGAAAAAGTGGAATTCTCAAGCCTCCCTCACCTTTTAGGGATTCAAGACACAAGACTCCCAAG AAAGAACGTAACCAAGAGATGGCTACGGAACTTCCACCAAAATATGTATCAACTCCGATACATCAGACCGAGGAGGAAAACATTCACAAGTTGCCACCAAACAGACTATCAGAAAACATTATGAAGTGTCTGATTAACATATTTGTGAGGCTACTAAGGACATCAAGAGCCATGGAACTTGAGAAATCAGGTCCCATTTCAAGGTCTGCTAATTTTTCACTGAGCTTCAGAGCTGAAACCAGCTTAAATACAAAGGCAAACCTTATGGTGCAGAAAGATTTGAGGCAACAAGATCCTTATGGTATCTTCGACATGGAAGAATCGATTCCAAGAGACATTGGCCCTTACAAGCACTTGGTTAGATTCACATCAAGCTCCTTAGACCCCAAATGCATTTCCAATTCTAGTTCTTTCCCACTGCTTCAGAAGTTGAG AGACTTGATGAATGGACTTCAAAAGCTGGATATGAGATTTATGACTCACCAACAGAAGTTGTCATTCTGGATCAACATGTACAATGCTTGCATCATGCAT GGGTTCCTGCAGTACGGTGTTCCTTCTAGTCCCGAAAAGCTGCTCACCTTgatgaataag GCTACTCTTAACATTGGAGGAAACACTATTAATGCTCAATCTATTGAGCATTTTATACTGAGAAACCAAACCTCTTCACTGAGAAAAGAG ATTTtccaaaaggatgataaagaagccattGTCCGTGAACTCTATGGACTGGAATCCTGTGACCCCAATGTCACATTTGCGCTGTGCTGTGGAACCCGTTCCTCTCCAGCA GTGAAAATCTATACAAGTGATGTTGTAGCTGAACTGGAGAAAACAAAGTTAGAATACCTGCAAGCTTCAATTGTTGTGACAAGTACCAAAAGGGTATTAATCCCTGAGCTACTAATTAGAAACATGCATGAATTAATTGGGCAAAATAGTAATAATAGTATGGAGTCACTAGTGGAATGGGTGTGTCACCAACTACCAGCCTCAGGTTCACTGAGGAAATCAATGGTGGACTGCTTCAGAGGCCTTAGCAGTGGCAAGCTCTCTCGGGTTGTTGATAAGATACCTTACGAGTTCGAGTTTCAGTATTTGTTGTCCATGTAA